In the Brassica napus cultivar Da-Ae chromosome A7, Da-Ae, whole genome shotgun sequence genome, one interval contains:
- the LOC106353654 gene encoding two-component response regulator ARR15-like, producing the protein MTVKTQQCYVQDINTSLIDLDFLSPLQDPILKILFSMFISDHHLFPLSYLCSQERTMAVGDLSSSSSSSQELHVLAVDDSFVDRKVIERLLRISACKVTTVESGTRALQYLGLDGDNGSSALKDLKVNLIVTDYSMPGLTGYELLKKIKESSAFREIPVVIMSSENIQPRIEQCMTEGAEDFLLKPVKLADVKRLTELIMRSGEPQEEDKAKHSCPNRILQNKTDSSSSSHDDVSSVDHDTPSSKRMKLES; encoded by the exons ATGACCGTGAAGACACAACAATGTTACGTTCAAGACATAAACACATCACTTATCGATTTAGATTTTCTTTCCCCTCTCCAAGATCCGATCCTCAAGATTCTCTTCTCTATGTTTATATCAGATCACCATCTCTTTCCTCTCTCTTATTTAT gttcacaagagagAACAATGGCAGTGGGAGatttatcatcttcttcttcttcctcccagGAGTTGCATGTTCTCGCTGTTGATGATAGTTTTGTTGACCGTAAGGTTATAGAGAGGTTGCTTAGGATCTCTGCTTGTAAAG TGACGACTGTTGAGAGTGGGACAAGGGCTCTTCAGTACCTTGGCCTAGATGGAGACAATGGATCTTCTGCTCTTAAG GATTTGAAGGTGAACTTGATAGTTACAGATTACTCTATGCCAGGACTAACAGGATATGAACTACTCAAGAAGATCAAA GAGTCATCTGCATTTAGGGAGATACCAGTAGTCATAATGTCCTCTGAGAATATACAACCTCGTATTGAACA atgtaTGACAGAAGGAGCAGAGGATTTCCTGCTAAAACCGGTGAAGTTAGCAGACGTGAAGCGGTTAACAGAACTTATAATGAGAAGTGGTGAACctcaagaagaagataaagccAAACACTCTTGTCCTAACAGAATCCTACAAAATAAAACtgattcatcatcatcgtcTCATGATGATGTTTCCTCTGTGGATCATGACACTCCATCTTCCAAGCGAATGAAACTAGAATCTTAG
- the LOC106357458 gene encoding probable myosin-binding protein 6 — MIIQLLCFFLFLFLLLQVTMLKRSFKNFVEQELGSLPQFLIYTLLELTLITILFIDGALAFLSNQYARFFELNTPCLLCTRIDHVLVPRNPHFYYNDSICDSHKKKVSSLAYCHVHKKLSEIKHMCEGCLLSFATEKESDCDTYKSLIGILHKDLELLIDEQVLALALKKDDDLVQTTTNLVDYKTNNNISLKQHCSCCGDLLKNNSSFLAPAPSPRVPYNKMSENESEFRVLDVDRTLSVVRGGNKFFGTPLRKLPLDKTDMADSNGESILNQLKKEACLDKKSLMDLYMELDEERSASAVAANNAMAMITKLQAEKAAVQMEALQCQRMMDEQAEYDQEALQSLSSELAKREEDMKELEDELEAYRETYGCLTDKDDVREEFLEEHVNANVVCYSNHEDNGANIDQSGSCKSEESRFLGQMKGTESKEDIVKELTEITERLSALQSNGELLKHIADVLEVSEGEAILMQISQNLHMLRSFVAMPSES, encoded by the coding sequence ATGATTATACAattgctctgtttcttcttgttcttgtttcttcttttacAAGTCACCATGCTTAAACGTTCTTTCAAGAATTTTGTTGAACAAGAACTCGGATCTTTACCGCAGTTCCTCATCTACACCCTTCTTGAATTGACTCTCATCACCATCCTCTTCATAGACGGGGCTCTCGCCTTCTTATCAAACCAATACGCAAGATTCTTCGAGCTCAACACTCCTTGTCTCCTCTGCACCAGAATCGACCACGTTCTTGTCCCTAGAAACCCTCATTTCTACTACAACGACTCGATCTGCGACTCTCACAAGAAGAAGGTCTCTTCCCTTGCTTATTGCCATGTCCACAAGAAACTCTCTGAGATCAAACATATGTGTGAAGGTTGTCTTCTCTCTTTCGCCACCGAGAAGGAATCTGACTGTGATACGTATAAGTCTCTCATTGGGATCTTGCATAAAGATCTTGAGCTTCTCATTGACGAACAAGTGCTTGCCTTGGCGCTCAAGAAAGACGATGACCTTGTTCAGACAACAACAAACCTGGTGGATTACAAGACAAACAACAACATTAGCTTGAAACAACATTGCTCTTGTTGCGGAGATTTATTGAAGAACAACAGTTCTTTCCTTGCTCCTGCTCCTTCTCCTAGGGTTCCCTACAACAAGATGTCTGAGAATGAATCTGAGTTTAGAGTTTTGGATGTGGACAGAACACTGAGTGTTGTAAGAGGAGGTAACAAGTTCTTTGGGACACCTCTTAGAAAACTCCCTTTGGATAAGACAGACATGGCTGATTCAAACGGTGAATCCATCCTTAATCAGCTCAAGAAAGAGGCTTGCTTGGACAAGAAGTCACTGATGGATTTGTATATGGAGTTAGATGAAGAGAGAAGTGCTTCAGCTGTTGCAGCCAACAACGCTATGGCTATGATTACAAAGCTACAAGCCGAAAAAGCCGCTGTTCAAATGGAGGCTTTGCAGTGCCAAAGAATGATGGATGAGCAAGCAGAGTATGACCAAGAAGCTTTGCAGTCTCTGAGTAGTGAATTGGCAAAGAGGGAAGAGGATATGAAGGAGCTTGAAGATGAACTTGAGGCTTACAGAGAGACATATGGATGTTTAACGGATAAAGATGATGTGAGAGAAGAGTTTCTTGAGGAACACGTCAATGCCAATGTAGTTTGTTATTCAAATCATGAGGACAATGGAGCAAACATCGATCAAAGTGGGTCTTGTAAATCCGAAGAATCGAGATTCTTAGGGCAAATGAAAGGAACTGAAAGCAAAGAAGATATAGTAAAGGAGCTTACAGAGATCACAGAGAGGCTAAGTGCTCTTCAATCAAATGGTGAACTGTTGAAACATATTGCTGATGTTTTAGAAGTTAGTGAAGGTGAAGCAATTCTAATGCAGATATCTCAAAACTTGCACATGCTTCGTAGTTTTGTTGCTATGCCTTCAGAATCATGA